One genomic window of Bartonella sp. HY038 includes the following:
- a CDS encoding HutD family protein: protein MKHIKASDYKVMPWKNGGGETREVAFGNSEKSTQQAPDWRVSIATISKSGPFSTFFDIDRTIALIKGDDVVLTIDDTDKVVLNQNGDCYSFKGEAKVYAEVSGGASTDLNIMTNRHYFQHHMQRLSQPLPSLNAAQIIKIFLIATAATDLTIGEKLVALGELDTLIWDGGDVLDNLPQNANVIAIFVMNKA from the coding sequence ATGAAGCACATTAAAGCAAGTGATTATAAAGTAATGCCATGGAAAAATGGCGGTGGTGAAACCCGTGAAGTGGCATTCGGCAATAGTGAAAAAAGTACCCAACAAGCTCCAGATTGGCGGGTGAGCATTGCTACCATTTCAAAGTCTGGTCCATTTTCCACCTTTTTTGATATTGATCGCACCATTGCTTTAATAAAAGGCGATGACGTTGTTCTAACCATTGATGATACGGATAAGGTTGTCCTTAATCAAAATGGCGATTGTTATTCATTTAAAGGTGAAGCCAAGGTTTATGCAGAGGTTAGCGGCGGCGCATCGACTGATCTTAATATTATGACCAATCGTCATTATTTCCAGCATCATATGCAGCGTTTAAGCCAGCCTTTACCATCACTTAATGCGGCTCAAATTATCAAAATATTTCTTATAGCAACCGCTGCCACAGATTTAACCATTGGTGAAAAATTAGTAGCTTTAGGCGAGTTAGATACGCTTATTTGGGATGGTGGCGATGTGCTTGATAATTTGCCACAAAATGCCAATGTCATTGCCATATTTGTTATGAACAAGGCCTAA
- a CDS encoding MFS transporter, producing the protein MGAINQPETAHEERKRIRKVAVATIVGSMLEWYDFYLYATMASIVFGRIFFDNTDSKTATLKAFATFAIGFIARPFGGIFFGYLGDRYGRKKMLMVTFCLMGVCTALIGVIPGYEVIGIWGAVFLVIIRIFQGLGAGAELAAAAVTSYEHANSKRRGRQGAWPALGLNLGLLLSSATVYLLTINGDEFLLSGGWRIPFLLSIALVFVGLWVRKSLPETPDFVKLEQTKKENKTAILDVFKYNLKGLLVVFAIAIGYNALSYIFKTFSLAYLTQFQNVSASVTSLSVTIASFVAIFAVPALGWLCDRWSSKKVLIMGGVLSIFFAYPFMALLQTGQAHLIYLALAIATGVLAPMMFAPQGSFLSRQFPVNTRSTGFGMGREIGTAIAGGLAPLLALGLVTASPTNSVTGVIVILVISAIILVVAALFDQGGRYSGDKN; encoded by the coding sequence ATGGGTGCAATAAATCAGCCCGAAACAGCGCATGAAGAGCGCAAACGTATTCGCAAAGTTGCAGTTGCAACTATTGTTGGCTCAATGTTGGAATGGTATGATTTTTATCTTTATGCGACCATGGCATCAATTGTTTTTGGCCGTATCTTTTTTGATAATACTGATTCCAAAACAGCAACATTGAAAGCCTTTGCCACTTTTGCCATTGGTTTTATAGCCCGCCCATTTGGTGGCATTTTCTTTGGTTATCTTGGTGATCGTTATGGACGTAAAAAAATGCTCATGGTGACTTTTTGTCTTATGGGTGTTTGTACGGCATTAATTGGTGTTATCCCCGGTTATGAAGTTATTGGTATTTGGGGCGCGGTTTTTCTTGTTATTATACGTATCTTCCAAGGTTTGGGCGCAGGTGCAGAACTTGCCGCTGCCGCTGTCACATCTTATGAACATGCAAATAGCAAAAGGCGCGGTCGTCAAGGGGCTTGGCCGGCCTTGGGATTAAATCTTGGCTTGTTACTATCTTCAGCGACTGTTTATCTGTTGACGATCAATGGTGATGAATTCTTATTGTCTGGTGGTTGGCGTATTCCATTTCTTTTGTCGATTGCTTTAGTGTTTGTTGGTTTGTGGGTGCGCAAAAGCTTGCCTGAAACACCTGATTTCGTGAAGCTAGAGCAAACCAAAAAGGAAAATAAAACGGCAATCCTAGATGTTTTCAAGTATAATCTTAAAGGTTTGCTCGTGGTGTTCGCCATTGCTATCGGTTACAATGCTTTGAGTTATATTTTCAAAACATTTTCCCTTGCTTATTTAACCCAATTTCAAAATGTTAGTGCGTCTGTCACCTCGTTATCGGTAACGATTGCCAGTTTTGTCGCAATCTTTGCAGTACCGGCACTTGGTTGGTTATGTGACCGTTGGAGCTCTAAAAAAGTGCTTATAATGGGTGGTGTGCTTTCTATATTCTTCGCCTATCCATTTATGGCTCTTTTGCAAACGGGGCAAGCGCATTTAATTTATCTCGCTCTTGCTATTGCAACTGGTGTTTTAGCGCCAATGATGTTTGCACCGCAAGGATCATTTTTAAGTCGGCAATTTCCTGTAAATACCAGATCAACAGGCTTTGGCATGGGGCGTGAAATTGGAACGGCGATTGCTGGTGGTTTAGCACCCTTATTAGCATTGGGGTTGGTTACGGCTTCGCCCACTAATTCGGTAACAGGGGTTATAGTAATATTGGTAATCTCTGCAATTATCCTTGTTGTTGCTGCCTTGTTTGACCAAGGTGGGCGCTATTCAGGCGATAAGAACTAA
- a CDS encoding AAA family ATPase, with translation MKSWLKSIFDGDIQLAKDIFPFADLLANCPHDPVYHGEGDVWIHTQMVVDCMINHQGFQKSDKEQQIILLLAAFLHDLAKPRTTVELWDPIEKRIRISQPGHALKGAHRVLDLLWHNGVAWPIIEKVYWLIAWHQKPFHIWKSDRMKRQAIEFSWIYDWRPLLILAEADNLGRISPQVEQTAFELELLRQFLNEESMLHAPYPFANDESRISYFEKPDRYEGYQEYQKPTATTHILSGLPGAGKDTYIGKHLQELPVLSLDAIREEMGILPTKNQGRVVQAALEQAREYLRREQSFVWNAVHISELNRGRAIKLCRDYGFRVEIHGLVTNSVQLYSQNKKREARVPENIIAGLAAKWEPATLLEAHHVHWIIQ, from the coding sequence ATGAAATCTTGGCTTAAAAGCATTTTTGATGGTGATATCCAATTAGCAAAAGACATATTTCCCTTTGCTGATCTTCTTGCTAACTGCCCTCATGATCCAGTCTATCATGGTGAAGGCGATGTTTGGATTCATACGCAAATGGTGGTTGATTGTATGATCAATCACCAAGGTTTTCAAAAGAGTGACAAAGAGCAACAAATTATTTTGCTGCTTGCTGCCTTTTTGCATGACCTTGCCAAACCGCGCACAACGGTTGAATTGTGGGATCCGATTGAAAAACGTATTCGCATCAGCCAGCCGGGGCATGCACTTAAAGGCGCTCATCGGGTACTTGATCTTTTATGGCATAATGGCGTTGCTTGGCCAATTATTGAAAAGGTCTATTGGCTGATTGCTTGGCATCAAAAGCCGTTCCATATTTGGAAAAGCGATAGGATGAAGCGTCAAGCAATTGAGTTTTCATGGATTTATGATTGGCGGCCGCTACTTATTTTAGCAGAGGCTGATAATCTTGGTCGCATTTCGCCACAGGTCGAACAAACCGCATTTGAGCTTGAACTTTTGCGGCAATTTTTGAATGAAGAATCTATGCTTCATGCGCCATATCCTTTTGCTAATGATGAAAGTCGGATTTCATATTTTGAAAAGCCTGACCGCTATGAGGGCTATCAAGAATATCAAAAGCCAACGGCAACTACTCATATATTAAGTGGTTTGCCGGGGGCGGGCAAAGACACCTATATTGGCAAGCATTTGCAAGAATTGCCAGTCCTATCGCTTGATGCTATCAGGGAAGAAATGGGAATTCTTCCAACCAAAAATCAAGGGAGAGTGGTGCAAGCAGCGCTTGAGCAAGCAAGGGAATATTTGCGGCGTGAACAAAGCTTTGTTTGGAATGCTGTTCATATTAGCGAGCTTAATCGCGGCCGCGCCATCAAGCTTTGCCGCGACTATGGTTTCCGTGTTGAAATTCATGGGCTTGTGACCAATAGTGTTCAGCTTTATAGCCAAAACAAAAAGCGTGAAGCTAGGGTGCCAGAAAACATCATTGCTGGTCTTGCTGCCAAATGGGAGCCGGCAACATTGCTTGAGGCGCATCACGTCCATTGGATCATTCAGTGA
- a CDS encoding RNA ligase family protein — translation MRVTDGAFACLYNSFLCATLRAFLTKAVFTLLASNTLCLKELSIMSHLFNSIRKYPSTPHLDGSGLQKGDKQADIIPFSALLGRNVIYEEKLDGANTGFGFHDDATLFGQSRGHYLDLAKRGGRERHFNRFKDLLLAIEDALFDRLAGRYIVYGEWLFAAHTLYYDRLPHYFHEFDVFDTQNQVFLDTPSRHQLLQDLPFCHVPVLYQGPALSLDHLKSFIQPSLYRSLNWQDHLVATLKREGLDEARNMSRFEASELSEGIYGKVEENGIVTMRFKFVRPNFVQTIIDNNSHWHSRPIVPNGLIKNDALYQMKGDE, via the coding sequence ATGCGCGTAACTGATGGTGCTTTTGCTTGTCTTTATAATAGTTTTCTTTGCGCAACTCTTAGAGCATTTTTAACTAAGGCCGTTTTCACGCTTTTAGCTAGCAATACTCTGTGTTTAAAAGAGTTATCTATTATGTCTCATTTATTCAATTCCATCCGCAAATATCCCTCGACACCGCATCTTGATGGATCAGGCTTGCAAAAAGGCGATAAACAAGCGGATATTATACCATTTTCAGCGCTTTTGGGGCGCAATGTGATTTATGAAGAAAAACTGGATGGTGCTAATACCGGCTTTGGTTTTCATGATGATGCAACGCTTTTTGGTCAAAGCCGTGGGCATTATCTGGATTTAGCAAAGCGCGGTGGCCGTGAACGACACTTCAACCGCTTCAAGGATTTATTGCTTGCAATAGAAGACGCGCTTTTTGATCGTTTGGCTGGCCGTTATATTGTCTATGGTGAGTGGCTTTTTGCAGCTCATACTTTGTATTATGACCGTTTGCCGCATTATTTTCATGAATTTGATGTGTTTGATACGCAAAACCAAGTCTTTCTTGATACGCCCTCGCGCCATCAATTATTACAGGATTTGCCATTTTGCCATGTGCCGGTTTTATATCAAGGGCCAGCTCTAAGTCTTGACCATCTTAAAAGCTTTATCCAGCCATCGCTTTATCGCAGTTTAAATTGGCAAGACCATTTGGTTGCAACTCTAAAACGCGAGGGGCTTGATGAGGCACGCAATATGTCGCGTTTTGAAGCCAGTGAGTTGTCGGAAGGTATTTACGGCAAGGTGGAAGAAAATGGCATTGTCACCATGCGCTTTAAGTTTGTGCGGCCAAATTTTGTGCAAACGATCATTGACAATAATAGCCATTGGCATTCGCGACCGATTGTACCAAACGGCCTCATTAAGAATGATGCACTTTATCAAATGAAAGGAGATGAGTGA